The Geoalkalibacter sp. genome includes the window AGCGGCCGCGCTGCGTCGGCCGCGAGCATTTGCAGTTTCAGCTCGGTCAGGGGGATCTGAGCCTGCCGTGTATCGCCTTCGGCGAGGCATCGCGTTGGCAGGGGATCAACGGGCGGGTGGATGTGCTCTGCACGCCGCACATCAATCGCTGGCAGGGGCGCGAAACGGTGCAGTTGCGGGTGAAGGATCTGCGGGAGAACTCCCGAGGATAAGAAAAAGGGCCGGTCGTAAAAGACCGGCCCTTGGCGTATCAGGCGGACAGCGTTTCGGCGGCAAGTTTGTCCCAGGCCGCCAGGCTGCGTTCGATCATGGCCAGATCGACGCAGTAGGCGATGCGGAAATAACCCGGCGCACCGAAGCCCGAACCCGGCACCAGCAGCAGGTTGTGCTTTTGCGCCGCCTTGACGAAGGCCACGTCATCGGCCAGGGGCGATTTGGGAAACAGGTAAAAGCCGCCGTCGGGTTTGACCATGTCAAAACCGAGCCGGCTGAGGTGGTTGTAGAGCACATCCCGCTTTTGCTGGTATTCGGCGATATCCACGCTGGCGCGCTGCAAACCGGTCACCAGCAACTGCATGAGAGCCGGGGCGTTCACGAAACCCAGCACACGGTTGCAGAACACCGCACCCTCCATGAACAATTCGACCTCGCGCATTCGCGGGTTGGCGGCCAGATAACCGATGCGCTCGCCGGGCAGGGCCAGATCCTTGGAGTGGGAGGTGGCGATCACCGCGTTGCGGATGCAGGCAAAGATGGCGGGCACCTGCTTGCCGTCGTAGCTCAGCCGCGCGTAGGGCTCATCGGAAATCACGTAGATCTGGCGACTGAGCTCCTTTTCCTTCTGTTCCAGCATGCGCCCAAGTGCGGCCAGGGTTTCACGCGGATAGATGACCCCGGTCGGGTTGTTGGGTGAATTGAGGATGAGGGCCCGAGTCTTGGGGCCGACGGCGGCGGCGATGGCATCGATGTTGGGCTGGAAGGTATTGCGATCGGTCCATACCTCCACCGGCACACCGCCGTGGTTGTCGATGTAAAACTTGTACTCGACGAAGTAGGGGGTGAGAATGATCACCTCTTCGCCCGGATTAAGAATGGTCTTGAGAATCACGTTGAGGGCGCCGCCCGCGCCGCAGGTCATGATCACGTGGCGCGCGGCCACCGGCAAGCCGCTTTTTTCGGCGAGAATTTCCGCCACGGCGGCGCGCGTTTCTTCGTGGCCTGCATTGTTCATGTAGCGGTGCATGCCGATGATGGGTTTTTGCGCCAGTTCCAGCAGTTGCGCGCGAAAGGCCGCGGGCGGCTCCACGGCGGGGTTGCCCAGGGTGAAATCAAACACATTTTCCGCGCCGAATTTGGCGCGTAGCGCCGCGCCCTCCTCGAACATCTTGCGAATCCACGAAGAACGCTCGATACATCCCTGAACCTTGTCGGCAATGGCCATGTCGCTAAACTCCTTGGGGGGTGGTGTGGATCGCGCGCGCATCTCGCCGGCCCGCGATCGGCGCAGTTTAGCCTTGCCGGGCATGCGGGTCAAGAGTCAGTCGTTCCGGACATTGCGGAGGTGACCTAAGTTGAAAAGAACATCAGTTCGTGACGGGCGCGGGGTTTCTTGCACGCACGTATTTACCGGCGTCCCATTTCCATGCATGGTCAATGGCCGATGGATTACTTCCCGCAACATTTTTTGTATTTGTCTCCGCTACCGCAAAAGCAGGGATCATTGCGGCCGATTTTGCTTGAGTTCAGGGGCTTGGCCTTGACCATGATCCCTTCGGTGAACAGCCATTGCCCCTCCTTGCGCTTGAACTGCCCAAGCTCATGATGGGTGCGCTTGCCGGCCTTGTCGCGGAACCGGGCAATGAACTCGACCTGGCCTTCTTCGTCCCCGGGACCGCCCTTGTTGGTGTCGAGGATCTCAAGTCCATACCATTCGGAATGTTCCGCCCAGGCTCGGGTTCCTTTATGGTCATAGCCCTCGCGGTTGTCCGGATGGGTGCTCTCGAAGAGAAAATCGACCTCGACCTTCACATGGGCGGTGTAGCGCGCCCGCATCAACTGCTCGGCGGTTTCGGCGAAACGCTTGCCGGTGATGATCGGTTCGCAGCAGACGGAATATTCGTTCGTACTTCCGCAGGGACAGCTGTTCATGGCATTTTCTCCTTCGCGGCAGGGGCCGGTTTTAAAAGCCTTGAATTTGGCGGTTAACAAAAAGCCCGGCGCGTCCTTGTGGACGGCCGGGCTTTCATGTTCGCTGGTGCCGAAGAGGAGACTCGAACTCCTACGACCTGTCGGTCACCACCCCCTCAAGATGGCGTGTCTACCAGTTCCACCACTTCGGCGAACGGATTGTCTTTATACAGATATAGCTGAGGGATGTCAATAAAATTTCTTAGTTCTGGTTGGTCGGCTGCGCGGGAGCGTTTTCGGCCGGTGTCGGCTCGGCAACCGGTACCGCGGGTTCAGCCGCGGGGGTCGGGCTCGGCGGCAGGGCCTGATCGAGGGCCGGCATGCTCTGCTGCGGCGGAGCGACCATATCGGGCATGATGCTGCCGGCGCCGGGGCGGCCGGC containing:
- a CDS encoding YchJ family protein → MNSCPCGSTNEYSVCCEPIITGKRFAETAEQLMRARYTAHVKVEVDFLFESTHPDNREGYDHKGTRAWAEHSEWYGLEILDTNKGGPGDEEGQVEFIARFRDKAGKRTHHELGQFKRKEGQWLFTEGIMVKAKPLNSSKIGRNDPCFCGSGDKYKKCCGK
- a CDS encoding pyridoxal phosphate-dependent aminotransferase produces the protein MAIADKVQGCIERSSWIRKMFEEGAALRAKFGAENVFDFTLGNPAVEPPAAFRAQLLELAQKPIIGMHRYMNNAGHEETRAAVAEILAEKSGLPVAARHVIMTCGAGGALNVILKTILNPGEEVIILTPYFVEYKFYIDNHGGVPVEVWTDRNTFQPNIDAIAAAVGPKTRALILNSPNNPTGVIYPRETLAALGRMLEQKEKELSRQIYVISDEPYARLSYDGKQVPAIFACIRNAVIATSHSKDLALPGERIGYLAANPRMREVELFMEGAVFCNRVLGFVNAPALMQLLVTGLQRASVDIAEYQQKRDVLYNHLSRLGFDMVKPDGGFYLFPKSPLADDVAFVKAAQKHNLLLVPGSGFGAPGYFRIAYCVDLAMIERSLAAWDKLAAETLSA